A genomic window from Brevibacillus agri includes:
- a CDS encoding acyl-CoA dehydrogenase family protein: MSELQAKIDQRRYSDNIPHPRPGSEQNFFAADPNLHYLLQRYLPAAMHEWATQQLHWLGAQAAGPLEERAAYTDREGKPRLRKYNRLGEDVSEIITNEGYKETVADVYGAGIVSYLYHDIPELGRKAPYSYSFLMGYLVSQTEPGFYCPVTLTMSAAYLIDRYGSDAQKKQYLSGLTSRDRTRLYEGATWLTERQGGSDVGANLTVAKPVEGQSGVYRLTGEKFFASNAGAMVATVLARIDESKPGTKGLGLFLVPWLKPDGTRNQIEVRRLKDKLGVNAVPSAEILLHGAEGYLIGQPENGFKYMAEALNLSRICNAVASIGIMRRALYEAKYYASQRRAFQNPIDQYPMVREMLVSLLLDTEVSTGAVFDMIAVYDRLQDGSGSREDMALARLLIPLLKYRTGEEAVEAAHAAIEIHGGNGFIEEYVTPRLLRDAQVLTVWEGTSNILALDILRVMQKENSHVVFARLLRSRIEGWRHAFSQPFAELLQAELAVLEENIAYLFRQSPDYVTYKLKALADHMIDLYALSCIVSEAEDQVAKDNNARKYVLAKLYAQKHLTPKAKRGIQGDELLDVQFFRELLDCEPIPVEALQQQTAFASAT; the protein is encoded by the coding sequence ATGAGCGAGCTGCAAGCGAAAATCGACCAGCGCCGGTACAGTGACAACATCCCTCATCCGCGCCCGGGCAGCGAGCAAAACTTTTTCGCCGCCGATCCAAATCTTCATTATTTGCTCCAACGCTATTTGCCTGCCGCCATGCACGAGTGGGCGACACAGCAACTGCATTGGCTGGGAGCACAAGCGGCGGGGCCATTGGAAGAGCGGGCCGCCTATACGGATCGGGAAGGCAAGCCGCGCCTGCGCAAATACAACCGGCTGGGCGAGGACGTCTCGGAGATCATCACGAACGAAGGCTACAAGGAAACGGTGGCGGACGTGTACGGAGCGGGGATTGTCAGCTATTTGTACCACGACATTCCGGAGCTTGGACGCAAGGCGCCCTACAGCTATTCGTTCTTGATGGGCTATCTCGTCAGCCAGACCGAGCCGGGCTTTTATTGCCCTGTCACGCTCACGATGTCGGCGGCGTACTTGATCGACCGCTACGGAAGCGACGCGCAGAAAAAGCAGTATCTCAGCGGACTGACCTCGCGGGATCGCACCCGGTTGTACGAGGGCGCGACCTGGCTGACGGAGCGCCAGGGCGGCTCGGATGTGGGAGCGAATCTCACGGTGGCGAAGCCCGTGGAGGGGCAGTCTGGCGTCTATCGGCTGACAGGCGAAAAGTTTTTCGCGAGCAATGCAGGGGCGATGGTCGCCACCGTGCTGGCGCGAATCGACGAGAGCAAGCCGGGCACAAAAGGGCTGGGACTGTTTCTCGTCCCGTGGCTCAAGCCGGATGGGACGCGCAATCAGATCGAGGTGCGGCGCCTGAAGGATAAGCTCGGCGTGAACGCGGTGCCGTCTGCCGAGATCCTGCTCCATGGAGCGGAAGGCTACTTGATCGGCCAGCCGGAAAACGGCTTCAAATACATGGCGGAGGCGCTTAACCTGTCGCGCATTTGCAACGCGGTGGCATCCATCGGCATTATGCGCCGGGCGCTGTACGAAGCGAAATATTACGCGAGCCAGCGCCGGGCATTCCAAAACCCGATCGACCAATATCCGATGGTCAGAGAGATGCTGGTCAGCCTGCTGCTCGATACGGAAGTGAGCACTGGCGCGGTGTTTGACATGATTGCCGTGTACGACCGCCTGCAGGATGGCTCGGGAAGCCGCGAAGACATGGCGCTCGCCCGGCTGCTGATTCCGCTGCTGAAATACCGGACCGGAGAGGAAGCTGTCGAGGCCGCCCATGCGGCGATCGAGATTCACGGCGGCAACGGTTTTATCGAAGAGTACGTTACGCCGCGCCTGCTGCGTGACGCCCAGGTTTTGACGGTCTGGGAGGGCACGTCCAACATCCTCGCCCTGGACATTTTGCGCGTCATGCAAAAAGAAAACAGCCATGTCGTGTTCGCCCGGCTGCTGCGCTCCCGTATCGAAGGCTGGCGTCACGCCTTTTCACAGCCGTTTGCCGAGCTATTGCAAGCAGAGCTTGCGGTTTTGGAGGAAAATATCGCCTATCTTTTCCGGCAGTCGCCTGATTATGTGACATATAAATTGAAGGCGCTCGCCGACCACATGATCGACCTGTACGCGCTCTCCTGCATCGTCAGCGAGGCCGAGGACCAGGTGGCCAAAGACAACAACGCGCGCAAATACGTGCTGGCAAAGCTGTATGCGCAAAAGCATTTGACGCCAAAAGCAAAGCGCGGCATTCAAGGCGACGAACTGCTGGACG
- a CDS encoding class I adenylate-forming enzyme family protein produces MNVSALLAANGRKYPDKPALVAGEVEVTFSEWNEIASRWAYRLRQQGVEPGDRVVLMLPNCPEFAFFYIAVIRCHALVVPINARSTKEEVRYICEHAQAKALIVHEALVHAVNEWIEEEPGLIAIKTGNSQGAWVGTAAWETEEDVLTRLDEFAINPDAPDLTEDSEVSILYTSGTTGRPKGVLYTHRSLLTVAKMMAIELSIQHRSRILQLMPLSHSAPLHLFFISGLMVGATQVMALTFSPELLLSLVQKHRITHFFGAPVAYLLTMKHPEFAKYDLSSIEYWMYGGAPLSKEMATQMEQAYGRDKLACVYGLTEAGPTGTRLLHREHPDKVGSVGNRGVLFAEVEVVDENGLPVPAGTPGEVRVRGEGSMKGYYNTPEATIETLRDGWIYTGDIGRFDEDGFLWIIDRKKDVMITGGINVYPKEIEQLLERHPAIAEVAVVGLPHPEWGETVTAYLVLRPDVDANRDWLAEVRGFLSGHLADYKLPRQVAVIPQLPRNTSGKVLKHVLRDSTSEKEVELT; encoded by the coding sequence ATGAACGTATCAGCTTTGCTTGCTGCCAACGGACGCAAATATCCCGACAAGCCTGCGCTTGTTGCGGGAGAGGTGGAAGTTACTTTTTCCGAGTGGAACGAGATCGCAAGCAGGTGGGCTTACCGCTTGAGACAGCAAGGGGTCGAGCCGGGCGATCGCGTCGTGCTGATGCTGCCGAACTGCCCGGAGTTTGCTTTCTTTTACATAGCCGTCATTCGCTGCCACGCGCTTGTCGTGCCGATCAATGCGCGGTCGACGAAGGAAGAGGTGCGCTATATTTGCGAGCACGCACAGGCAAAAGCGCTGATCGTTCACGAAGCTCTCGTCCATGCCGTCAATGAGTGGATCGAAGAGGAGCCAGGGCTGATCGCGATCAAGACGGGGAACAGCCAGGGAGCGTGGGTAGGGACCGCGGCCTGGGAGACGGAAGAAGACGTCCTGACGCGGCTGGATGAATTTGCGATCAACCCGGACGCTCCCGACCTGACGGAAGACAGCGAAGTCAGCATTTTGTACACGTCAGGCACGACCGGGCGGCCAAAAGGTGTGCTCTATACGCACAGAAGCTTGCTGACCGTCGCCAAGATGATGGCGATCGAGCTGTCGATCCAGCATCGTTCGCGGATTCTCCAGCTCATGCCGCTCAGCCATTCCGCACCGCTGCATCTGTTCTTCATCTCGGGGCTGATGGTGGGAGCGACGCAGGTGATGGCGCTCACCTTTTCTCCGGAGCTGCTTTTGTCGCTCGTGCAAAAACACCGGATTACGCATTTCTTCGGGGCGCCAGTTGCGTACTTGCTGACGATGAAGCATCCCGAGTTTGCCAAGTACGATTTGTCGTCGATCGAATATTGGATGTACGGCGGCGCTCCTTTGTCCAAGGAAATGGCTACGCAGATGGAGCAGGCATACGGGCGGGACAAACTGGCGTGCGTCTACGGCCTGACCGAAGCCGGGCCTACTGGCACGCGCTTGCTGCATCGCGAGCACCCGGACAAGGTGGGCAGTGTCGGGAACCGCGGCGTTTTGTTTGCCGAAGTGGAAGTCGTGGATGAAAACGGCCTTCCCGTCCCGGCGGGTACCCCCGGCGAAGTGCGCGTGCGCGGCGAAGGCTCGATGAAGGGCTACTATAACACCCCCGAAGCGACCATAGAGACGCTGCGCGACGGCTGGATTTACACGGGGGACATCGGGCGCTTCGACGAGGACGGCTTCCTGTGGATCATCGACCGGAAAAAAGACGTCATGATTACGGGCGGGATCAATGTTTACCCGAAGGAAATTGAACAACTGCTGGAGCGCCATCCGGCGATTGCCGAAGTGGCCGTCGTAGGCTTGCCGCATCCGGAGTGGGGCGAGACGGTGACCGCCTATCTGGTGCTGCGCCCGGACGTGGACGCGAACCGCGATTGGCTGGCGGAGGTGCGCGGCTTTTTGAGCGGCCATCTCGCCGATTACAAGCTGCCGCGGCAGGTGGCAGTCATTCCTCAGTTGCCGAGAAATACGAGCGGAAAAGTGCTCAAGCACGTCTTGCGCGATTCGACCTCGGAAAAGGAAGTGGAGCTGACATGA
- a CDS encoding MerR family transcriptional regulator produces MNREADEKRTSWSISDLAQELDVSTRTIRYYEEVGLILPARTERGIRYYSRQDRARLRLILRGKRFGFSLEQIREMIELFGEDRSGRAQLLRAIEYGNQKLAEIDEKIRELGQLREDILAYKQGFEQKLLEEHGEGKR; encoded by the coding sequence ATGAACAGAGAAGCCGACGAAAAGCGAACATCATGGTCGATCTCTGATCTTGCCCAAGAATTGGATGTCAGCACGAGAACGATCCGCTACTACGAGGAAGTCGGCTTGATTTTGCCGGCGCGAACGGAGCGGGGAATCAGGTACTACAGCCGCCAGGACCGGGCCAGGCTGCGCTTGATTTTGCGGGGAAAGCGCTTCGGGTTCTCCCTGGAGCAAATTCGCGAGATGATCGAGCTGTTTGGCGAGGACCGCAGCGGACGCGCCCAGCTTTTGCGCGCGATTGAGTACGGCAACCAGAAGCTCGCGGAGATTGATGAAAAAATCAGGGAGCTGGGTCAACTTAGGGAAGACATTCTCGCCTACAAGCAAGGATTCGAACAAAAACTGCTGGAAGAACATGGGGAGGGAAAACGATGA
- a CDS encoding cell wall hydrolase, whose translation MAVIKANSNDVDMLARLIRAEAEGEGELGMLMVGNVGVNRILANCLDFKNIRTMRDMVYQSPGGYEAVQKPYFYQRARDRERRLAKRTINGERTRPATNALWFYRPTGNCPPTWWNQANSGRYKAHCFYVPSREDCPRVY comes from the coding sequence ATGGCCGTCATCAAAGCGAACAGTAATGACGTCGATATGCTTGCCCGATTGATCCGCGCTGAAGCGGAAGGAGAAGGCGAGCTGGGCATGCTCATGGTCGGCAACGTCGGCGTGAACCGCATTCTCGCCAACTGCCTCGATTTTAAAAACATTCGGACGATGCGGGATATGGTGTACCAATCTCCGGGCGGGTATGAAGCCGTCCAAAAGCCGTACTTTTACCAGCGCGCCCGCGATCGGGAAAGACGGTTGGCCAAGCGCACAATTAACGGGGAGCGAACCCGTCCCGCCACCAATGCGCTTTGGTTTTACCGCCCGACCGGAAACTGCCCCCCTACCTGGTGGAATCAGGCGAATTCCGGGCGTTACAAGGCGCACTGCTTCTACGTTCCCTCACGAGAGGATTGTCCGCGCGTTTACTAG
- the gerQ gene encoding spore coat protein GerQ — protein sequence MSQQIPYQPYPYGYDMYPSTQFPYGMQQQQPQLVPMQPSGALIPGTPYTPGQVMEESYIENILRMNRGKVITVYQTFENNSQWNAKIFRGVLETAGRDHIILSDPQTGKRYLLLMVNTDYITADEELNYIPPSLPQGVR from the coding sequence ATGAGTCAGCAAATCCCCTACCAACCTTATCCATACGGGTATGACATGTATCCTTCCACCCAGTTTCCCTACGGGATGCAGCAACAGCAGCCGCAATTGGTTCCTATGCAGCCAAGCGGCGCGCTGATCCCCGGCACGCCTTACACGCCTGGGCAAGTCATGGAAGAATCGTACATCGAAAACATTTTGCGCATGAATCGCGGCAAAGTGATTACGGTTTACCAAACGTTTGAAAACAACAGCCAATGGAACGCCAAAATTTTCCGCGGCGTGCTGGAGACAGCCGGGCGCGACCACATCATCCTCAGCGACCCGCAAACAGGCAAGCGCTACTTGCTGCTCATGGTCAATACTGACTACATCACGGCAGATGAAGAACTGAACTACATTCCTCCTTCTCTTCCTCAAGGGGTTCGCTAA